The following are encoded in a window of Castanea sativa cultivar Marrone di Chiusa Pesio chromosome 9, ASM4071231v1 genomic DNA:
- the LOC142609768 gene encoding secoisolariciresinol dehydrogenase-like — protein MLSKNVSISRALLPQSFYRLLSTQTGSKLEGKVALITGGASGIGKATAAKFINNGAKVVIADIQHQLGQHTAKELGTNATFVACDVTKESDISNAVDFTISKYNQLDIMYNNAGVPCKTPPSIVDLDLAVFDKIMDINVRGVMAGIKHASRVMIPRQTGSILCTASVTGLMGGLAQHTYSVSKSAVIAIVKSVAAELCTYGIRVNCISPFAIPTKFVMDEMSQIFPGVDDRRLVEMVTNAGVLEGTSCEPNDVANAALYLVSDDAKYVSGHNLVLDGGFTSFKHLGFPAPDEVQ, from the exons ATGTTAAG CAAAAATGTCTCCATTTCAAGAGCTTTGCTTCCTCAGAGCTTCTACAGGTTACTGTCAACCCAGACTGGAAG CAAGCTAGAAGGCAAGGTAGCATTGATAACTGGAGGAGCAAGTGGCATAGGAAAGGCAACTGCAGCAAAATTTATCAACAATGGCGCTAAAGTTGTTATTGCTGATATCCAACATCAACTTGGCCAACACACTGCAAAAGAGCTTGGAACCAATGCTACTTTTGTTGCCTGTGATGTCACTAAAGAGTCTGACATATCCAACGCTGTTGATTTTACCATCTCTAAGTACAACCAACTTGATATCATGTACAACAATGCAGGGGTGCCCTGCAAAACTCCCCCAAGCATTGTGGACCTTGATCTGGCAGTTTTTGATAAAATCATGGACATCAATGTGCGGGGAGTCATGGCTGGGATCAAACATGCATCACGTGTGATGATCCCACGTCAAACTGGATCAATTCTCTGCACAGCTAGTGTTACAGGACTAATGGGTGGGTTAGCACAGCACACATATTCTGTGTCCAAATCTGCTGTTATAGCCATTGTTAAGTCTGTGGCTGCAGAGCTATGCACGTATGGAATCCGGGTGAATTGTATATCACCATTTGCCATTCCAACTAAGTTTGTAATGGATGAAATGAGTCAGATTTTTCCTGGTGTAGATGATCGACGGCTTGTGGAAATGGTTACTAATGCTGGTGTTTTGGAGGGAACTAGTTGTGAACCCAATGATGTAGCTAATGCTGCGCTCTATCTTGTTTCTGATGATGCCAAGTATGTTAGTGGGCATAATTTGGTATTAGATGGAGGCTTTACATCTTTTAAGCATTTGGGGTTTCCTGCACCAGATGAAGTGCAGTAA
- the LOC142609070 gene encoding protein CUP-SHAPED COTYLEDON 1-like, which translates to MKVYFPPFSSLMLPCVKFCPNEDELIYYYLHPKVIGEPLSLGGVEVVHVPEFDVLRVKEPDKIWDMIWGEDSAPDRVYFFTTASAAQSLLETCWRNEASEVIYDENTGYPIALKRQFYYKNHDSPQDGYWIMNEYSLDVEGSMLLLPSGASSSYVACELCKNNLDEIDQNETTAFFDEYQNKTTTYFEDYQKEITISFDEDQNETTT; encoded by the coding sequence ATGAAGGTGTATTTCCCtcctttttcttcattaatgctGCCCTGTGTTAAGTTTTGCCCAAACGAGGATGAGCTGATCTACTACTATCTTCACCCGAAGGTTATCGGTGAGCCATTGTCTTTAGGAGGCGTTGAAGTTGTACATGTACCGGAATTTGATGTGTTAAGGGTCAAAGAACCTGACAAAATTTGGGATATGATTTGGGGTGAGGATTCAGCACCGGACCGTGTATATTTCTTCACTACTGCATCAGCTGCACAGTCATTGTTGGAAACTTGTTGGAGGAATGAAGCCTCTGAGGTGATCTATGATGAAAATACTGGCTACCCTATTGCCCTCAAGCGGCAGTTCTATTACAAGAACCATGATTCGCCTCAAGATGGTTACTGGATCATGAACGAGTACAGCCTTGACGTTGAGGGTTCTATGCTTTTGTTACCTTCGGGTGCTTCCTCCTCCTATGTAGCCTGTGAACTGTGTAAGAATAATCTAGACGAGATTGACCAAAACGAGACTACTGCCTTTTTTGATGAGTACCAAAACAAGACTACCACTTATTTTGAGGACTACCAAAAGGAGATTACTATTTCATTTGATGAGGACCAAAACGAGACTACTACTTAA